A region from the Gossypium hirsutum isolate 1008001.06 chromosome A08, Gossypium_hirsutum_v2.1, whole genome shotgun sequence genome encodes:
- the LOC107950068 gene encoding ribulose-1,5 bisphosphate carboxylase/oxygenase large subunit N-methyltransferase, chloroplastic isoform X3: MAEASRTFHATLFSLPTFSPRFHFKLSYSHSHPSLHLKRARSVQRSISETKTMSLNTTLPWGCDIDSLENAEALQNWLSDSGLPPQKVGINKVEMGKRGLVALKKINRGEKILFVPPSLLISSDSDWSSPVAGHVLKQQNVADLPLLATYLISEANLQKSSRWSNYISSLPREPYSLLHWTRSELDRYLKASQIRLRAIERIADITGTFDDLRRRIFSKHPHLFPKEVFNLVTFRWSFGILLSRLVYLYSMDGKVALVPWADMLNHSCEVETYLNYDKSSQAVVFTTDRAYQPGEQGTNLNDSVELPLSLKISDKCYKQKLKALMKHGLSASSQCYPIQISGWPLELMAYAYLTVSPPSMSKQFEEMAAMASNESIIRKDLRYPEIEEKAVQFILDSCESSISKYSKFLKESGSMDLDITSQEQQNRGVFLKQLAVDLCTSEQKILYRAQYKLKRRLRDMRSGELRA, encoded by the exons ATGGCCGAAGCTTCTAGAACCTTCCACGCTACCCTCTTCTCCCTTCCAACTTTCTCTCCACGATTCCACTTCAAGCTAAGCTACTCTCACAGTCACCCTTCACTTCATCTCAAGAGAGCACGCTCGGTTCAACGCTCAATTTCCGAAACCAAAACGATGTCGTTGAACACGACCCTGCCTTGGGGCTGCGACATTGATTCCTTGGAGAATGCTGAGGCTCTTCAAAATTGGTTGTCGGATTCGGGCTTGCCTCCTCAAAAGGTGGGGATAAACAaagtggaaatgggaaagagaGGATTGGTTGCTTTGAAGAAAATCAACAGGGGCGAGAAGATTCTCTTTGTGCCTCCCTCGCTTCTCATCAGTTCAGATTCA GATTGGAGTTCACCTGTGGCTGGTCACGTATTAAAACAGCAAAATGTTGCAGATTTGCCATTGTTAGCAACCTATCTTATTAGTGAAGCAAATCTCCAGAAATCTTCCAGATGGAGCAATTATATATCTTCCTTACCTCGAGAACCCTATTCTCTTTTACACTG GACACGATCAGAACTAGACAGGTATCTCAAAGCATCGCAGATAAGGCTTCGGGCTATTGAAAGAATTGCTGATATTACTGGAAC ATTCGACGATTTAAGACGTAGGATATTTTCCAAGCACCCTCATTTATTCCCTAAAGAG GTATTCAATTTGGTGACTTTCAGATGGTCTTTTGGCATTCTCTTATCACGATTG GTATACCTATATTCAATGGATGGAAAGGTTGCCTTGGTTCCTTGGGCAGATATGCTCAATCATAGCTGTGAG GTGGAAACATATTTGAATTATGACAAATCATCACAGGCAGTTGTCTTTACAACTGATCGGGCATATCAGCCAGGTGAGCAG GGCACAAATCTTAATGATTCAGTAGAGCTACCTCTATCCCTTAAAATATCTGACAAATGTTATAAGCAGAAATTGAAAGCTTTGATGAAGCATGGATTGTCTGC CAGTTCTCAGTGTTATCCTATACAAATCAGTGGTTGGCCATTGGAGTTAATGGCATATGCTTACCTAACAGTCAGCCCTCCAAGCATGAGCAAGCAGTTTGAGGAG ATGGCTGCTATGGCATCCAATGAATCTATTATCAGGAAGGATTTAAGATACcctgaaattgaagaaaaagcaGTGCAATTTATTCTTGACAGTTGTGAATCAAGCATATCAAAGTATTCTAAATTCTTGAAG GAAAGTGGCTCCATGGATTTGGATATAACATCTCAAGAACAACAGAATAGAGGAGTGTTTCTGAAACAGCTAGCAGTAGATTTATGCACAAGTGAGCAGAAAATACTATATCGTGCTCAATAT AAACTGAAGAGGAGATTGAGGGATATGAGAAGTGGTGAACTGAGAGCTTAA
- the LOC107950068 gene encoding ribulose-1,5 bisphosphate carboxylase/oxygenase large subunit N-methyltransferase, chloroplastic isoform X7, whose product MAEASRTFHATLFSLPTFSPRFHFKLSYSHSHPSLHLKRARSVQRSISETKTMSLNTTLPWGCDIDSLENAEALQNWLSDSGLPPQKVGINKVEMGKRGLVALKKINRGEKILFVPPSLLISSDSDWSSPVAGHVLKQQNVADLPLLATYLISEANLQKSSRWSNYISSLPREPYSLLHWTRSELDRYLKASQIRLRAIERIADITGTFDDLRRRIFSKHPHLFPKEVFNLVTFRWSFGILLSRLVYLYSMDGKVALVPWADMLNHSCEVETYLNYDKSSQAVVFTTDRAYQPGEQVFISYGKKSNAELLLSYGFVPKQGTNLNDSVELPLSLKISDKCYKQKLKALMKHGLSASSQCYPIQISGWPLELMAYAYLTVSPPSMSKQFEEMAAMASNESIIRKDLRYPEIEEKAVQFILDSCESSISKYSKFLKWLHGFGYNISRTTE is encoded by the exons ATGGCCGAAGCTTCTAGAACCTTCCACGCTACCCTCTTCTCCCTTCCAACTTTCTCTCCACGATTCCACTTCAAGCTAAGCTACTCTCACAGTCACCCTTCACTTCATCTCAAGAGAGCACGCTCGGTTCAACGCTCAATTTCCGAAACCAAAACGATGTCGTTGAACACGACCCTGCCTTGGGGCTGCGACATTGATTCCTTGGAGAATGCTGAGGCTCTTCAAAATTGGTTGTCGGATTCGGGCTTGCCTCCTCAAAAGGTGGGGATAAACAaagtggaaatgggaaagagaGGATTGGTTGCTTTGAAGAAAATCAACAGGGGCGAGAAGATTCTCTTTGTGCCTCCCTCGCTTCTCATCAGTTCAGATTCA GATTGGAGTTCACCTGTGGCTGGTCACGTATTAAAACAGCAAAATGTTGCAGATTTGCCATTGTTAGCAACCTATCTTATTAGTGAAGCAAATCTCCAGAAATCTTCCAGATGGAGCAATTATATATCTTCCTTACCTCGAGAACCCTATTCTCTTTTACACTG GACACGATCAGAACTAGACAGGTATCTCAAAGCATCGCAGATAAGGCTTCGGGCTATTGAAAGAATTGCTGATATTACTGGAAC ATTCGACGATTTAAGACGTAGGATATTTTCCAAGCACCCTCATTTATTCCCTAAAGAG GTATTCAATTTGGTGACTTTCAGATGGTCTTTTGGCATTCTCTTATCACGATTG GTATACCTATATTCAATGGATGGAAAGGTTGCCTTGGTTCCTTGGGCAGATATGCTCAATCATAGCTGTGAG GTGGAAACATATTTGAATTATGACAAATCATCACAGGCAGTTGTCTTTACAACTGATCGGGCATATCAGCCAGGTGAGCAG GTTTTCATATCATATGGCAAAAAATCTAATGCAGAGCTGCTATTATCTTATGGATTTGTTCCAAAACAGGGCACAAATCTTAATGATTCAGTAGAGCTACCTCTATCCCTTAAAATATCTGACAAATGTTATAAGCAGAAATTGAAAGCTTTGATGAAGCATGGATTGTCTGC CAGTTCTCAGTGTTATCCTATACAAATCAGTGGTTGGCCATTGGAGTTAATGGCATATGCTTACCTAACAGTCAGCCCTCCAAGCATGAGCAAGCAGTTTGAGGAG ATGGCTGCTATGGCATCCAATGAATCTATTATCAGGAAGGATTTAAGATACcctgaaattgaagaaaaagcaGTGCAATTTATTCTTGACAGTTGTGAATCAAGCATATCAAAGTATTCTAAATTCTTGAAG TGGCTCCATGGATTTGGATATAACATCTCAAGAACAACAGAATAG
- the LOC107950068 gene encoding ribulose-1,5 bisphosphate carboxylase/oxygenase large subunit N-methyltransferase, chloroplastic isoform X6 — protein sequence MAEASRTFHATLFSLPTFSPRFHFKLSYSHSHPSLHLKRARSVQRSISETKTMSLNTTLPWGCDIDSLENAEALQNWLSDSGLPPQKVGINKVEMGKRGLVALKKINRGEKILFVPPSLLISSDSDWSSPVAGHVLKQQNVADLPLLATYLISEANLQKSSRWSNYISSLPREPYSLLHWTRSELDRYLKASQIRLRAIERIADITGTFDDLRRRIFSKHPHLFPKEVFNLVTFRWSFGILLSRLVYLYSMDGKVALVPWADMLNHSCEVETYLNYDKSSQAVVFTTDRAYQPGEQVFISYGKKSNAELLLSYGFVPKQGTNLNDSVELPLSLKISDKCYKQKLKALMKHGLSASQCYPIQISGWPLELMAYAYLTVSPPSMSKQFEEMAAMASNESIIRKDLRYPEIEEKAVQFILDSCESSISKYSKFLKKLKRRLRDMRSGELRA from the exons ATGGCCGAAGCTTCTAGAACCTTCCACGCTACCCTCTTCTCCCTTCCAACTTTCTCTCCACGATTCCACTTCAAGCTAAGCTACTCTCACAGTCACCCTTCACTTCATCTCAAGAGAGCACGCTCGGTTCAACGCTCAATTTCCGAAACCAAAACGATGTCGTTGAACACGACCCTGCCTTGGGGCTGCGACATTGATTCCTTGGAGAATGCTGAGGCTCTTCAAAATTGGTTGTCGGATTCGGGCTTGCCTCCTCAAAAGGTGGGGATAAACAaagtggaaatgggaaagagaGGATTGGTTGCTTTGAAGAAAATCAACAGGGGCGAGAAGATTCTCTTTGTGCCTCCCTCGCTTCTCATCAGTTCAGATTCA GATTGGAGTTCACCTGTGGCTGGTCACGTATTAAAACAGCAAAATGTTGCAGATTTGCCATTGTTAGCAACCTATCTTATTAGTGAAGCAAATCTCCAGAAATCTTCCAGATGGAGCAATTATATATCTTCCTTACCTCGAGAACCCTATTCTCTTTTACACTG GACACGATCAGAACTAGACAGGTATCTCAAAGCATCGCAGATAAGGCTTCGGGCTATTGAAAGAATTGCTGATATTACTGGAAC ATTCGACGATTTAAGACGTAGGATATTTTCCAAGCACCCTCATTTATTCCCTAAAGAG GTATTCAATTTGGTGACTTTCAGATGGTCTTTTGGCATTCTCTTATCACGATTG GTATACCTATATTCAATGGATGGAAAGGTTGCCTTGGTTCCTTGGGCAGATATGCTCAATCATAGCTGTGAG GTGGAAACATATTTGAATTATGACAAATCATCACAGGCAGTTGTCTTTACAACTGATCGGGCATATCAGCCAGGTGAGCAG GTTTTCATATCATATGGCAAAAAATCTAATGCAGAGCTGCTATTATCTTATGGATTTGTTCCAAAACAGGGCACAAATCTTAATGATTCAGTAGAGCTACCTCTATCCCTTAAAATATCTGACAAATGTTATAAGCAGAAATTGAAAGCTTTGATGAAGCATGGATTGTCTGC TTCTCAGTGTTATCCTATACAAATCAGTGGTTGGCCATTGGAGTTAATGGCATATGCTTACCTAACAGTCAGCCCTCCAAGCATGAGCAAGCAGTTTGAGGAG ATGGCTGCTATGGCATCCAATGAATCTATTATCAGGAAGGATTTAAGATACcctgaaattgaagaaaaagcaGTGCAATTTATTCTTGACAGTTGTGAATCAAGCATATCAAAGTATTCTAAATTCTTGAAG AAACTGAAGAGGAGATTGAGGGATATGAGAAGTGGTGAACTGAGAGCTTAA
- the LOC107950068 gene encoding ribulose-1,5 bisphosphate carboxylase/oxygenase large subunit N-methyltransferase, chloroplastic isoform X4, protein MAEASRTFHATLFSLPTFSPRFHFKLSYSHSHPSLHLKRARSVQRSISETKTMSLNTTLPWGCDIDSLENAEALQNWLSDSGLPPQKVGINKVEMGKRGLVALKKINRGEKILFVPPSLLISSDSDWSSPVAGHVLKQQNVADLPLLATYLISEANLQKSSRWSNYISSLPREPYSLLHWTRSELDRYLKASQIRLRAIERIADITGTFDDLRRRIFSKHPHLFPKEVFNLVTFRWSFGILLSRLVYLYSMDGKVALVPWADMLNHSCEVETYLNYDKSSQAVVFTTDRAYQPGEQGTNLNDSVELPLSLKISDKCYKQKLKALMKHGLSASQCYPIQISGWPLELMAYAYLTVSPPSMSKQFEEMAAMASNESIIRKDLRYPEIEEKAVQFILDSCESSISKYSKFLKESGSMDLDITSQEQQNRGVFLKQLAVDLCTSEQKILYRAQYKLKRRLRDMRSGELRA, encoded by the exons ATGGCCGAAGCTTCTAGAACCTTCCACGCTACCCTCTTCTCCCTTCCAACTTTCTCTCCACGATTCCACTTCAAGCTAAGCTACTCTCACAGTCACCCTTCACTTCATCTCAAGAGAGCACGCTCGGTTCAACGCTCAATTTCCGAAACCAAAACGATGTCGTTGAACACGACCCTGCCTTGGGGCTGCGACATTGATTCCTTGGAGAATGCTGAGGCTCTTCAAAATTGGTTGTCGGATTCGGGCTTGCCTCCTCAAAAGGTGGGGATAAACAaagtggaaatgggaaagagaGGATTGGTTGCTTTGAAGAAAATCAACAGGGGCGAGAAGATTCTCTTTGTGCCTCCCTCGCTTCTCATCAGTTCAGATTCA GATTGGAGTTCACCTGTGGCTGGTCACGTATTAAAACAGCAAAATGTTGCAGATTTGCCATTGTTAGCAACCTATCTTATTAGTGAAGCAAATCTCCAGAAATCTTCCAGATGGAGCAATTATATATCTTCCTTACCTCGAGAACCCTATTCTCTTTTACACTG GACACGATCAGAACTAGACAGGTATCTCAAAGCATCGCAGATAAGGCTTCGGGCTATTGAAAGAATTGCTGATATTACTGGAAC ATTCGACGATTTAAGACGTAGGATATTTTCCAAGCACCCTCATTTATTCCCTAAAGAG GTATTCAATTTGGTGACTTTCAGATGGTCTTTTGGCATTCTCTTATCACGATTG GTATACCTATATTCAATGGATGGAAAGGTTGCCTTGGTTCCTTGGGCAGATATGCTCAATCATAGCTGTGAG GTGGAAACATATTTGAATTATGACAAATCATCACAGGCAGTTGTCTTTACAACTGATCGGGCATATCAGCCAGGTGAGCAG GGCACAAATCTTAATGATTCAGTAGAGCTACCTCTATCCCTTAAAATATCTGACAAATGTTATAAGCAGAAATTGAAAGCTTTGATGAAGCATGGATTGTCTGC TTCTCAGTGTTATCCTATACAAATCAGTGGTTGGCCATTGGAGTTAATGGCATATGCTTACCTAACAGTCAGCCCTCCAAGCATGAGCAAGCAGTTTGAGGAG ATGGCTGCTATGGCATCCAATGAATCTATTATCAGGAAGGATTTAAGATACcctgaaattgaagaaaaagcaGTGCAATTTATTCTTGACAGTTGTGAATCAAGCATATCAAAGTATTCTAAATTCTTGAAG GAAAGTGGCTCCATGGATTTGGATATAACATCTCAAGAACAACAGAATAGAGGAGTGTTTCTGAAACAGCTAGCAGTAGATTTATGCACAAGTGAGCAGAAAATACTATATCGTGCTCAATAT AAACTGAAGAGGAGATTGAGGGATATGAGAAGTGGTGAACTGAGAGCTTAA
- the LOC107950068 gene encoding ribulose-1,5 bisphosphate carboxylase/oxygenase large subunit N-methyltransferase, chloroplastic isoform X1: MAEASRTFHATLFSLPTFSPRFHFKLSYSHSHPSLHLKRARSVQRSISETKTMSLNTTLPWGCDIDSLENAEALQNWLSDSGLPPQKVGINKVEMGKRGLVALKKINRGEKILFVPPSLLISSDSDWSSPVAGHVLKQQNVADLPLLATYLISEANLQKSSRWSNYISSLPREPYSLLHWTRSELDRYLKASQIRLRAIERIADITGTFDDLRRRIFSKHPHLFPKEVFNLVTFRWSFGILLSRLVYLYSMDGKVALVPWADMLNHSCEVETYLNYDKSSQAVVFTTDRAYQPGEQVFISYGKKSNAELLLSYGFVPKQGTNLNDSVELPLSLKISDKCYKQKLKALMKHGLSASSQCYPIQISGWPLELMAYAYLTVSPPSMSKQFEEMAAMASNESIIRKDLRYPEIEEKAVQFILDSCESSISKYSKFLKESGSMDLDITSQEQQNRGVFLKQLAVDLCTSEQKILYRAQYKLKRRLRDMRSGELRA, encoded by the exons ATGGCCGAAGCTTCTAGAACCTTCCACGCTACCCTCTTCTCCCTTCCAACTTTCTCTCCACGATTCCACTTCAAGCTAAGCTACTCTCACAGTCACCCTTCACTTCATCTCAAGAGAGCACGCTCGGTTCAACGCTCAATTTCCGAAACCAAAACGATGTCGTTGAACACGACCCTGCCTTGGGGCTGCGACATTGATTCCTTGGAGAATGCTGAGGCTCTTCAAAATTGGTTGTCGGATTCGGGCTTGCCTCCTCAAAAGGTGGGGATAAACAaagtggaaatgggaaagagaGGATTGGTTGCTTTGAAGAAAATCAACAGGGGCGAGAAGATTCTCTTTGTGCCTCCCTCGCTTCTCATCAGTTCAGATTCA GATTGGAGTTCACCTGTGGCTGGTCACGTATTAAAACAGCAAAATGTTGCAGATTTGCCATTGTTAGCAACCTATCTTATTAGTGAAGCAAATCTCCAGAAATCTTCCAGATGGAGCAATTATATATCTTCCTTACCTCGAGAACCCTATTCTCTTTTACACTG GACACGATCAGAACTAGACAGGTATCTCAAAGCATCGCAGATAAGGCTTCGGGCTATTGAAAGAATTGCTGATATTACTGGAAC ATTCGACGATTTAAGACGTAGGATATTTTCCAAGCACCCTCATTTATTCCCTAAAGAG GTATTCAATTTGGTGACTTTCAGATGGTCTTTTGGCATTCTCTTATCACGATTG GTATACCTATATTCAATGGATGGAAAGGTTGCCTTGGTTCCTTGGGCAGATATGCTCAATCATAGCTGTGAG GTGGAAACATATTTGAATTATGACAAATCATCACAGGCAGTTGTCTTTACAACTGATCGGGCATATCAGCCAGGTGAGCAG GTTTTCATATCATATGGCAAAAAATCTAATGCAGAGCTGCTATTATCTTATGGATTTGTTCCAAAACAGGGCACAAATCTTAATGATTCAGTAGAGCTACCTCTATCCCTTAAAATATCTGACAAATGTTATAAGCAGAAATTGAAAGCTTTGATGAAGCATGGATTGTCTGC CAGTTCTCAGTGTTATCCTATACAAATCAGTGGTTGGCCATTGGAGTTAATGGCATATGCTTACCTAACAGTCAGCCCTCCAAGCATGAGCAAGCAGTTTGAGGAG ATGGCTGCTATGGCATCCAATGAATCTATTATCAGGAAGGATTTAAGATACcctgaaattgaagaaaaagcaGTGCAATTTATTCTTGACAGTTGTGAATCAAGCATATCAAAGTATTCTAAATTCTTGAAG GAAAGTGGCTCCATGGATTTGGATATAACATCTCAAGAACAACAGAATAGAGGAGTGTTTCTGAAACAGCTAGCAGTAGATTTATGCACAAGTGAGCAGAAAATACTATATCGTGCTCAATAT AAACTGAAGAGGAGATTGAGGGATATGAGAAGTGGTGAACTGAGAGCTTAA
- the LOC107950068 gene encoding ribulose-1,5 bisphosphate carboxylase/oxygenase large subunit N-methyltransferase, chloroplastic isoform X5 encodes MAEASRTFHATLFSLPTFSPRFHFKLSYSHSHPSLHLKRARSVQRSISETKTMSLNTTLPWGCDIDSLENAEALQNWLSDSGLPPQKVGINKVEMGKRGLVALKKINRGEKILFVPPSLLISSDSDWSSPVAGHVLKQQNVADLPLLATYLISEANLQKSSRWSNYISSLPREPYSLLHWTRSELDRYLKASQIRLRAIERIADITGTFDDLRRRIFSKHPHLFPKEVFNLVTFRWSFGILLSRLVYLYSMDGKVALVPWADMLNHSCEVETYLNYDKSSQAVVFTTDRAYQPGEQVFISYGKKSNAELLLSYGFVPKQGTNLNDSVELPLSLKISDKCYKQKLKALMKHGLSASSQCYPIQISGWPLELMAYAYLTVSPPSMSKQFEEMAAMASNESIIRKDLRYPEIEEKAVQFILDSCESSISKYSKFLKKLKRRLRDMRSGELRA; translated from the exons ATGGCCGAAGCTTCTAGAACCTTCCACGCTACCCTCTTCTCCCTTCCAACTTTCTCTCCACGATTCCACTTCAAGCTAAGCTACTCTCACAGTCACCCTTCACTTCATCTCAAGAGAGCACGCTCGGTTCAACGCTCAATTTCCGAAACCAAAACGATGTCGTTGAACACGACCCTGCCTTGGGGCTGCGACATTGATTCCTTGGAGAATGCTGAGGCTCTTCAAAATTGGTTGTCGGATTCGGGCTTGCCTCCTCAAAAGGTGGGGATAAACAaagtggaaatgggaaagagaGGATTGGTTGCTTTGAAGAAAATCAACAGGGGCGAGAAGATTCTCTTTGTGCCTCCCTCGCTTCTCATCAGTTCAGATTCA GATTGGAGTTCACCTGTGGCTGGTCACGTATTAAAACAGCAAAATGTTGCAGATTTGCCATTGTTAGCAACCTATCTTATTAGTGAAGCAAATCTCCAGAAATCTTCCAGATGGAGCAATTATATATCTTCCTTACCTCGAGAACCCTATTCTCTTTTACACTG GACACGATCAGAACTAGACAGGTATCTCAAAGCATCGCAGATAAGGCTTCGGGCTATTGAAAGAATTGCTGATATTACTGGAAC ATTCGACGATTTAAGACGTAGGATATTTTCCAAGCACCCTCATTTATTCCCTAAAGAG GTATTCAATTTGGTGACTTTCAGATGGTCTTTTGGCATTCTCTTATCACGATTG GTATACCTATATTCAATGGATGGAAAGGTTGCCTTGGTTCCTTGGGCAGATATGCTCAATCATAGCTGTGAG GTGGAAACATATTTGAATTATGACAAATCATCACAGGCAGTTGTCTTTACAACTGATCGGGCATATCAGCCAGGTGAGCAG GTTTTCATATCATATGGCAAAAAATCTAATGCAGAGCTGCTATTATCTTATGGATTTGTTCCAAAACAGGGCACAAATCTTAATGATTCAGTAGAGCTACCTCTATCCCTTAAAATATCTGACAAATGTTATAAGCAGAAATTGAAAGCTTTGATGAAGCATGGATTGTCTGC CAGTTCTCAGTGTTATCCTATACAAATCAGTGGTTGGCCATTGGAGTTAATGGCATATGCTTACCTAACAGTCAGCCCTCCAAGCATGAGCAAGCAGTTTGAGGAG ATGGCTGCTATGGCATCCAATGAATCTATTATCAGGAAGGATTTAAGATACcctgaaattgaagaaaaagcaGTGCAATTTATTCTTGACAGTTGTGAATCAAGCATATCAAAGTATTCTAAATTCTTGAAG AAACTGAAGAGGAGATTGAGGGATATGAGAAGTGGTGAACTGAGAGCTTAA
- the LOC107950068 gene encoding ribulose-1,5 bisphosphate carboxylase/oxygenase large subunit N-methyltransferase, chloroplastic isoform X2, with protein sequence MAEASRTFHATLFSLPTFSPRFHFKLSYSHSHPSLHLKRARSVQRSISETKTMSLNTTLPWGCDIDSLENAEALQNWLSDSGLPPQKVGINKVEMGKRGLVALKKINRGEKILFVPPSLLISSDSDWSSPVAGHVLKQQNVADLPLLATYLISEANLQKSSRWSNYISSLPREPYSLLHWTRSELDRYLKASQIRLRAIERIADITGTFDDLRRRIFSKHPHLFPKEVFNLVTFRWSFGILLSRLVYLYSMDGKVALVPWADMLNHSCEVETYLNYDKSSQAVVFTTDRAYQPGEQVFISYGKKSNAELLLSYGFVPKQGTNLNDSVELPLSLKISDKCYKQKLKALMKHGLSASQCYPIQISGWPLELMAYAYLTVSPPSMSKQFEEMAAMASNESIIRKDLRYPEIEEKAVQFILDSCESSISKYSKFLKESGSMDLDITSQEQQNRGVFLKQLAVDLCTSEQKILYRAQYKLKRRLRDMRSGELRA encoded by the exons ATGGCCGAAGCTTCTAGAACCTTCCACGCTACCCTCTTCTCCCTTCCAACTTTCTCTCCACGATTCCACTTCAAGCTAAGCTACTCTCACAGTCACCCTTCACTTCATCTCAAGAGAGCACGCTCGGTTCAACGCTCAATTTCCGAAACCAAAACGATGTCGTTGAACACGACCCTGCCTTGGGGCTGCGACATTGATTCCTTGGAGAATGCTGAGGCTCTTCAAAATTGGTTGTCGGATTCGGGCTTGCCTCCTCAAAAGGTGGGGATAAACAaagtggaaatgggaaagagaGGATTGGTTGCTTTGAAGAAAATCAACAGGGGCGAGAAGATTCTCTTTGTGCCTCCCTCGCTTCTCATCAGTTCAGATTCA GATTGGAGTTCACCTGTGGCTGGTCACGTATTAAAACAGCAAAATGTTGCAGATTTGCCATTGTTAGCAACCTATCTTATTAGTGAAGCAAATCTCCAGAAATCTTCCAGATGGAGCAATTATATATCTTCCTTACCTCGAGAACCCTATTCTCTTTTACACTG GACACGATCAGAACTAGACAGGTATCTCAAAGCATCGCAGATAAGGCTTCGGGCTATTGAAAGAATTGCTGATATTACTGGAAC ATTCGACGATTTAAGACGTAGGATATTTTCCAAGCACCCTCATTTATTCCCTAAAGAG GTATTCAATTTGGTGACTTTCAGATGGTCTTTTGGCATTCTCTTATCACGATTG GTATACCTATATTCAATGGATGGAAAGGTTGCCTTGGTTCCTTGGGCAGATATGCTCAATCATAGCTGTGAG GTGGAAACATATTTGAATTATGACAAATCATCACAGGCAGTTGTCTTTACAACTGATCGGGCATATCAGCCAGGTGAGCAG GTTTTCATATCATATGGCAAAAAATCTAATGCAGAGCTGCTATTATCTTATGGATTTGTTCCAAAACAGGGCACAAATCTTAATGATTCAGTAGAGCTACCTCTATCCCTTAAAATATCTGACAAATGTTATAAGCAGAAATTGAAAGCTTTGATGAAGCATGGATTGTCTGC TTCTCAGTGTTATCCTATACAAATCAGTGGTTGGCCATTGGAGTTAATGGCATATGCTTACCTAACAGTCAGCCCTCCAAGCATGAGCAAGCAGTTTGAGGAG ATGGCTGCTATGGCATCCAATGAATCTATTATCAGGAAGGATTTAAGATACcctgaaattgaagaaaaagcaGTGCAATTTATTCTTGACAGTTGTGAATCAAGCATATCAAAGTATTCTAAATTCTTGAAG GAAAGTGGCTCCATGGATTTGGATATAACATCTCAAGAACAACAGAATAGAGGAGTGTTTCTGAAACAGCTAGCAGTAGATTTATGCACAAGTGAGCAGAAAATACTATATCGTGCTCAATAT AAACTGAAGAGGAGATTGAGGGATATGAGAAGTGGTGAACTGAGAGCTTAA